The following proteins are co-located in the Acinetobacter sp. NCu2D-2 genome:
- the mutY gene encoding A/G-specific adenine glycosylase: MFVFSDALLEWFDVHGRHDLPWQVADDPYKVWVSEIMLQQTQVKTVLQYFDRFIERFPTVKDLGTAAWDDVAPYWAGLGYYARARNLHKAAGIVAARGEFPTTLKEWIELPGIGRSTAGALMSLGLRQYGVIMDGNVKRVLARFFAIEDDLSKPVHERAMWQLAEELCPTERNHDYTQAIMDLGATVCTPKKPLCLYCPMQQHCKAHAQGLENELPFKKAKKSVPVRQAQVLVIKHQQEYLWLQRPNSGLWGGLWCMPIMDTPIEFTATCQRLGLKNSIQRGHISHSFTHFTWELEATVFEVENDLTEHVAIELEGVWMTAQAAIDAGIPTAMKKLISSLSL; the protein is encoded by the coding sequence ATGTTCGTATTTTCAGATGCACTTCTTGAATGGTTTGATGTTCACGGTCGCCATGACTTACCGTGGCAAGTGGCAGATGACCCTTATAAAGTTTGGGTGTCTGAAATTATGCTCCAGCAAACCCAAGTCAAAACCGTACTGCAATATTTCGATCGTTTTATCGAGCGATTTCCAACGGTCAAAGACTTAGGTACAGCCGCTTGGGATGATGTTGCTCCCTACTGGGCAGGACTCGGTTATTACGCCCGTGCACGCAATCTACATAAAGCCGCAGGTATCGTAGCAGCACGTGGCGAATTTCCAACAACACTCAAAGAATGGATTGAATTACCGGGTATTGGTCGTTCAACCGCGGGTGCCCTAATGTCACTCGGTTTACGTCAATACGGCGTGATTATGGATGGTAATGTCAAACGGGTATTGGCACGCTTCTTTGCCATAGAAGATGATTTATCCAAACCTGTACATGAACGCGCCATGTGGCAATTGGCTGAAGAGCTTTGTCCGACTGAACGCAATCACGACTATACCCAAGCCATTATGGATTTAGGAGCGACTGTCTGTACCCCGAAAAAACCGTTATGTTTGTATTGTCCGATGCAACAGCACTGTAAAGCGCATGCGCAAGGTTTAGAAAATGAATTGCCCTTTAAGAAAGCCAAAAAATCAGTGCCCGTACGCCAAGCACAAGTTTTGGTGATCAAACATCAGCAAGAATATTTATGGTTACAACGTCCCAATAGCGGGCTTTGGGGTGGCTTATGGTGCATGCCAATTATGGATACACCGATCGAATTTACAGCGACATGCCAACGCCTCGGTTTAAAAAACAGTATTCAACGTGGTCATATCTCACATAGCTTCACCCATTTTACTTGGGAACTCGAGGCGACAGTATTTGAAGTTGAAAACGATTTAACTGAACATGTTGCCATTGAGCTGGAAGGTGTGTGGATGACTGCCCAAGCCGCAATTGATGCAGGTATTCCAACTGCCATGAAAAAATTGATTTCAAGCCTGAGCTTATGA